A single genomic interval of Rosistilla ulvae harbors:
- a CDS encoding inositol monophosphatase family protein, translating into MSDLDREQIMEVARQAAVAAGGVLRRYYETGVQIRSKADATGGQHNLVSDADLESEQTIAGVIRAAYPDHELLGEEELSGAIEAEHLWVIDPLDGTNNFAHSIPHFAISIAYCYRGQTQVGIVYNPIREDWFTAIAGAGAWSNDRRLSVSSEESLGQAMLACGFHYDRGKLMQATLDAIGELFSQHQIHGIRRMGAAALDLCGVAAGQFGGFFEYFLSPWDFAAGKLIVEEAGGTVTTSRGEPLGLQAGGVIVTNGKLHPKLSEIVQRHQPSGF; encoded by the coding sequence ATGAGCGATTTGGATCGAGAGCAGATCATGGAAGTCGCACGCCAGGCCGCGGTTGCCGCCGGCGGCGTGCTGCGCCGCTATTACGAAACCGGCGTGCAGATCCGCAGTAAAGCCGACGCAACCGGAGGCCAACACAACCTCGTCTCCGACGCCGATCTCGAATCGGAGCAGACGATCGCCGGTGTGATCCGGGCGGCGTATCCCGATCACGAGCTGTTGGGAGAAGAGGAGCTTTCGGGAGCGATCGAAGCGGAGCATCTGTGGGTGATCGATCCCTTGGACGGGACAAACAACTTCGCCCACAGCATTCCCCATTTTGCGATCTCGATCGCCTACTGTTATCGCGGCCAGACGCAGGTCGGCATCGTCTACAACCCGATCCGCGAGGATTGGTTCACGGCGATCGCGGGGGCTGGAGCGTGGAGCAACGATCGCCGCTTGAGCGTTTCGAGCGAAGAGTCGCTGGGACAAGCGATGCTGGCGTGTGGGTTCCATTACGATCGCGGCAAGTTGATGCAGGCGACCCTGGACGCGATCGGCGAACTGTTCTCGCAACATCAGATTCACGGAATCCGCCGGATGGGCGCCGCGGCGCTCGATCTGTGCGGCGTCGCAGCCGGGCAGTTCGGCGGCTTTTTCGAATACTTCCTTTCGCCGTGGGACTTCGCCGCCGGGAAGCTGATCGTCGAAGAGGCGGGAGGAACCGTGACGACATCGCGAGGCGAACCGCTGGGGCTGCAAGCCGGTGGCGTGATCGTGACCAATGGCAAACTGCACCCGAAGCTCTCCGAGATCGTCCAGCGTCACCAACCCTCCGGTTTTTAA
- a CDS encoding c-type cytochrome produces MLLTRTKFPTGPLLFGLFLALATSLSAAENKASAAKKGGVGVTPAESFNVPEGFEVELLYQVPSNSEGSWVCLTTDPKGRLLASDQYGGLYRITVKADGGVDVERLKGDFGMAHGMLSAFGSLYINVNGQPAKGKQKEVKSGIYRLTDTTGDDQYDKVEHLIELKGRGEHGPHALILSPDGKQIYVAGGNTTDLPADVPHSRVPRHWSEDHLLGSMPDARGHNAGRLAPGGWVARINPDGSDFEIIATGFRNEYDIAFNPAGELFTYDADMEWDVGTPWYRPTRVNHVVSGAEFGWRNGAGKWPAYYPDSLGAVVDIGPGSPTGIAFGTGAKFPAKYQKALFICDWSFGNIFAVHMDESGSSYSGSFETFATAAPLPVTDLVVRPQDGLLYFTIGGRRTQSALYRIRYTGPESTAPVAASVDQESQALRQLRHKLESFHGSANPEAVAAAIAELGNSDRNIRFAARIALEHQPVDQWRSKVLALTDPQALIHGVIALARCGEASDASAAIEALTSIKWDALSDSQRIDLLRAYGLTFIRLGTPNDAQRATILAQLDPHLPGKNVDVNRELAQVLIALDADKIAARVVDLMINAPTQEDQMRYAFTLRGHEATWDADSQKAYFGWFQNAAAARGGMSFGGFLSNIRDAAIAKLSDEKKAELGDLLKTPEARDPLADLEPRDVVKEWKVEDLTASSDDTKQAFDFERGKKMFAVGQCYKCHRMSGQGGILGPDLTGAGGRFSTKDLLVSIIEPNKVISDQYGATQFLTLDGKVIVGKVINLAGDRMMVLTNMMNPADQTTIIRDDIDTMGEATTSMMPAGLMDTMTAEEIRDLLAYLKAGGNPSHEIYAK; encoded by the coding sequence ATGTTATTAACGAGAACGAAGTTCCCAACCGGCCCACTGCTATTCGGGCTCTTCTTAGCACTAGCGACGAGCCTTTCGGCTGCCGAGAACAAGGCGTCGGCCGCCAAAAAAGGGGGAGTCGGTGTGACTCCAGCCGAATCGTTCAACGTCCCTGAAGGCTTTGAGGTCGAACTGCTGTACCAAGTCCCCTCCAACAGCGAAGGCTCTTGGGTCTGCTTGACCACCGATCCGAAAGGACGTCTGCTGGCCAGCGATCAATACGGCGGGCTCTATCGCATCACGGTCAAGGCCGACGGTGGGGTCGATGTCGAGCGTTTGAAAGGTGACTTCGGCATGGCCCATGGCATGCTCTCCGCCTTCGGCAGCCTGTACATCAACGTCAACGGACAACCCGCCAAAGGGAAGCAGAAGGAAGTCAAAAGCGGCATCTATCGCTTGACCGACACCACCGGCGACGACCAGTACGATAAGGTCGAACACCTGATCGAATTGAAGGGCCGCGGCGAACACGGCCCGCACGCGTTGATCCTCTCTCCCGATGGCAAACAAATTTATGTCGCCGGCGGCAACACGACCGATCTGCCAGCGGACGTCCCCCACAGTCGCGTCCCTCGCCATTGGTCGGAAGATCATCTGTTGGGAAGCATGCCCGACGCCCGCGGCCACAATGCGGGACGCTTGGCTCCCGGCGGTTGGGTCGCACGGATCAACCCCGACGGCAGCGACTTTGAAATCATCGCCACCGGTTTCCGCAACGAATACGACATCGCCTTCAACCCCGCCGGCGAACTGTTCACCTACGATGCCGACATGGAATGGGACGTCGGTACCCCTTGGTACCGTCCGACCCGCGTGAACCACGTTGTCAGTGGCGCCGAGTTCGGTTGGCGAAACGGCGCTGGCAAGTGGCCAGCCTATTACCCCGACAGCCTCGGCGCTGTCGTCGACATCGGCCCCGGTTCACCGACCGGAATCGCGTTTGGTACCGGTGCCAAGTTCCCAGCGAAGTACCAGAAGGCATTGTTCATCTGTGACTGGAGCTTCGGAAATATCTTTGCAGTCCACATGGACGAATCGGGTTCCAGCTACAGCGGATCGTTCGAAACCTTCGCAACCGCGGCGCCGTTGCCCGTGACCGATCTGGTAGTGCGACCTCAAGATGGCCTGCTGTACTTCACGATCGGTGGCCGACGAACTCAGTCGGCACTCTACCGCATCCGCTACACCGGTCCCGAATCGACAGCCCCCGTTGCCGCGTCGGTCGATCAAGAATCGCAGGCGCTGCGTCAACTGCGACACAAGCTGGAATCGTTTCACGGTTCGGCTAATCCCGAGGCAGTCGCCGCGGCGATTGCGGAACTTGGAAATTCCGACCGCAACATCCGCTTTGCCGCTCGCATCGCCTTGGAACACCAACCGGTCGACCAATGGCGCAGCAAAGTCCTGGCACTGACCGATCCTCAAGCGTTGATCCACGGCGTGATCGCTTTGGCTCGTTGTGGCGAAGCTTCCGATGCCTCCGCGGCGATCGAAGCCCTGACGTCGATCAAGTGGGACGCCCTTAGCGATTCGCAGCGGATCGATTTGCTGCGAGCCTACGGACTTACATTCATTCGTTTGGGCACTCCCAACGACGCACAACGTGCAACGATTCTGGCCCAACTGGATCCGCATCTGCCTGGCAAAAACGTCGACGTCAATCGCGAACTGGCTCAGGTTCTGATCGCACTGGACGCCGACAAGATCGCCGCTCGCGTCGTCGACTTGATGATCAACGCGCCGACGCAAGAAGATCAGATGCGATACGCGTTTACGCTTCGCGGACACGAAGCGACCTGGGACGCCGATTCGCAAAAAGCCTATTTCGGTTGGTTCCAGAACGCTGCTGCCGCCCGCGGCGGGATGTCGTTCGGCGGTTTTTTGTCGAACATCCGCGATGCGGCAATCGCCAAGCTTTCGGATGAAAAGAAAGCCGAACTCGGCGACCTGCTGAAAACTCCGGAGGCTCGCGATCCGTTGGCCGATCTGGAACCGCGCGATGTGGTCAAGGAATGGAAGGTCGAGGATCTGACCGCCAGCAGCGACGACACCAAGCAAGCATTTGACTTCGAACGCGGCAAGAAGATGTTTGCTGTTGGTCAGTGCTACAAGTGCCATCGCATGAGCGGCCAGGGAGGGATCTTGGGTCCCGATCTGACCGGTGCCGGCGGACGCTTCAGCACCAAGGATCTGTTGGTTTCGATCATCGAACCTAACAAAGTCATCAGCGACCAATACGGTGCAACGCAGTTCCTGACTCTGGACGGCAAAGTCATCGTTGGCAAAGTCATCAACCTGGCGGGCGACCGCATGATGGTCCTGACCAACATGATGAATCCCGCCGATCAGACGACGATCATTCGCGACGACATCGATACGATGGGCGAAGCGACGACGTCGATGATGCCCGCTGGATTGATGGACACGATGACCGCTGAAGAGATCCGCGACTTGCTGGCGTATTTGAAAGCGGGCGGCAATCCGTCGCACGAGATCTACGCCAAGTAG
- a CDS encoding ATP-binding protein — MAKKAAQPKKKASNDDRMLRRPAEDLFAEEIDALIKNDQHPCPNGWRMSARSVLTYICGGKAGSTPITPKYVGNRRLVEIAISTLVTDRALLLIGEPGTAKSWLSEHLAAAINGDSTKVVQGTAGTTEEQIRYTWNYAMLIAHGPSPEALIKSPVFRAMESGQLARFEEITRCASEVQDAMISLLSEKRISVPELATEVAAEKGFSVIATANTRDRGVNDMSAALKRRFNLVVLPSPSDLETEIDIVTGRVAQLASNLDLQAELPTPDAVEKVCTIFRELRSGETLDGKNKLKSPSGVLSTAEAISLLCNSMALAGSFGNGSVTAEDIAAGLQGSVVKDDDKDHLVWSEYLKNVMKKRGSQWRPLFDACSDHNS, encoded by the coding sequence ATGGCAAAAAAAGCAGCCCAACCGAAGAAGAAAGCGAGCAATGACGACCGGATGCTGCGGCGTCCGGCCGAAGATCTGTTTGCCGAAGAGATCGACGCGCTGATCAAAAACGATCAGCATCCATGCCCCAACGGTTGGCGAATGTCTGCCCGCAGCGTGCTCACCTACATCTGCGGCGGCAAGGCGGGCAGCACGCCGATCACTCCCAAATACGTCGGCAACCGACGCCTTGTCGAGATTGCGATTTCGACGCTGGTCACCGATCGGGCGCTGCTGTTGATCGGCGAACCGGGGACCGCCAAAAGCTGGCTCAGCGAACATCTGGCCGCGGCGATCAACGGCGATTCAACCAAAGTTGTCCAAGGGACCGCGGGGACAACGGAAGAACAGATCCGCTACACCTGGAACTACGCGATGCTGATCGCTCACGGTCCCAGCCCCGAAGCGTTGATCAAGAGTCCCGTCTTCCGCGCGATGGAGTCGGGGCAACTTGCCCGTTTCGAAGAGATCACGCGCTGCGCGTCGGAAGTCCAAGACGCGATGATCTCGCTGCTGTCGGAAAAACGGATCAGCGTTCCCGAACTGGCGACCGAGGTCGCTGCCGAAAAAGGCTTCTCGGTGATTGCGACGGCCAACACCCGCGACCGCGGCGTCAACGATATGTCGGCAGCTCTGAAACGCCGCTTCAATCTCGTCGTCCTGCCCAGTCCATCGGATCTGGAAACGGAGATCGACATCGTCACCGGCCGCGTTGCCCAACTGGCATCGAACCTCGACTTGCAAGCGGAACTACCGACGCCCGATGCCGTCGAAAAGGTCTGCACCATCTTCCGCGAACTGCGATCGGGCGAAACGCTCGACGGCAAGAACAAACTCAAAAGCCCCTCGGGCGTCCTCTCCACCGCCGAAGCGATCTCCTTGTTGTGCAACAGCATGGCCCTCGCGGGCAGCTTCGGAAACGGCAGCGTCACCGCCGAAGATATCGCAGCCGGCCTACAGGGCTCGGTCGTCAAAGACGACGACAAAGATCACCTGGTCTGGTCGGAATACCTGAAGAACGTGATGAAGAAACGGGGCTCCCAGTGGCGACCACTCTTCGATGCCTGCTCCGACCACAATTCTTGA
- a CDS encoding efflux RND transporter periplasmic adaptor subunit, producing the protein MTSIVDAPSNHPNRGSLSTAGDAALSNAGESQALAAALELMIQMEAIDDLSSAATVAGDVIGEFCRARRVVVGWCRDGTPTCEVIADTDATAHDPASPIHRKLQFALDEIIVRGQTVELDVPANLGQPSAALALRQFALAVGCTRLAGSPLSDATGQIRGAWLFIDPAEQIESLRTPHLIDSLSRPLGARLATIWRHQPGRLDRALDTVRDAFTNSRGSVAIAGLMVLLFVMLFPIHYSVRCDCALQPVSRRLIAAPFDGSLEKSFVDPGDLIDEGALLARISARELNWERAGLQAELNRSNKERQVSLAKQDYAASQIAQLDSQQVAHRLQMIESRIEHLDIRSPFKGVVIAGDIKEVEGAPLETGQTLFEIAPVGEMIVELRIPEADFAYVRPQMPVRLRLHAFPTQRIEGVVEQVHPKAEVIDNENVFVAKIRIEDPHAIYRPGMHGRASIQSDRRPLMWVLFHKPWSALMMWLGW; encoded by the coding sequence ATGACTTCCATCGTCGACGCACCATCGAATCACCCCAACCGCGGCAGCCTGTCGACGGCCGGCGACGCCGCGCTTTCGAACGCGGGTGAATCGCAAGCGTTGGCGGCGGCGTTGGAGTTGATGATCCAAATGGAAGCGATCGACGATCTCTCGTCAGCGGCGACGGTTGCCGGCGACGTGATCGGCGAATTCTGTCGGGCGCGGCGCGTTGTCGTCGGTTGGTGCCGCGACGGCACACCGACCTGCGAAGTGATCGCGGACACCGACGCGACGGCCCACGACCCCGCCAGTCCTATCCATCGCAAGCTGCAGTTCGCGTTGGACGAGATCATCGTTCGCGGACAGACGGTCGAACTGGACGTTCCGGCGAATCTTGGCCAACCCTCGGCAGCACTCGCTCTGCGCCAGTTTGCGTTGGCGGTCGGTTGCACCCGATTGGCCGGATCGCCGTTGTCCGATGCCACAGGTCAGATCCGCGGCGCGTGGTTGTTTATCGATCCGGCCGAACAGATTGAATCCTTGCGGACGCCCCATCTGATCGATTCGTTGTCGCGTCCCCTGGGCGCTCGTCTGGCAACGATCTGGCGTCATCAGCCGGGCAGACTCGATCGCGCCCTCGATACGGTTCGCGATGCGTTTACGAACAGCCGCGGATCGGTTGCGATCGCTGGTTTGATGGTGCTGTTGTTTGTGATGCTGTTTCCTATCCACTACTCCGTTCGCTGCGATTGTGCATTGCAGCCGGTGTCGCGTCGCTTGATCGCCGCGCCGTTTGACGGATCGCTGGAAAAGTCGTTTGTCGACCCGGGCGACCTAATCGACGAGGGAGCCCTGTTGGCGCGGATCAGCGCCCGCGAACTGAACTGGGAACGGGCCGGGCTGCAGGCAGAACTGAATCGATCCAACAAAGAGCGACAGGTCTCGCTGGCCAAACAAGACTATGCAGCCTCCCAGATCGCGCAGCTCGATTCGCAACAGGTCGCCCACCGGTTGCAGATGATCGAAAGCCGGATCGAACATCTCGATATCCGCAGCCCCTTCAAGGGTGTTGTGATCGCGGGCGACATCAAAGAGGTCGAAGGGGCCCCGTTGGAAACAGGGCAGACGTTGTTCGAGATCGCCCCGGTCGGCGAGATGATTGTCGAACTGAGGATCCCCGAAGCGGATTTTGCCTACGTGCGTCCTCAGATGCCAGTCCGTTTACGGTTGCATGCCTTTCCGACTCAACGGATCGAAGGCGTTGTGGAACAAGTGCATCCCAAAGCCGAAGTGATCGACAACGAAAATGTGTTTGTCGCCAAGATCCGCATCGAAGATCCGCACGCTATCTATCGTCCTGGAATGCATGGCCGCGCGTCGATCCAATCCGATCGCCGACCGTTGATGTGGGTGCTGTTCCACAAACCATGGTCCGCGTTGATGATGTGGTTGGGGTGGTAG
- a CDS encoding HlyD family efflux transporter periplasmic adaptor subunit, translating to MSMVIDRLTDDVSQWKPRVLPELVFWPDRARGAIQYRIEVPSRHKFFSVGYEEYVFISLLDGKTTVAQACGRAAQTLGREALTQRQADSITHWLLQQRMIVLDGMQPASATAPDNAERDSKTGLLDRFNPFWIKLPLPHADRLIQSAAAFLKPAFSPLGVLLASSIMLIGLSSVAMQWDRFIASSTAIFSPSTWIATLITWVVLKFIHELGHAAAARRFGCETTQVGIVLVLLAPLAYVDVTTSWRLRSRWQRMAIAAAGMYVELTIAAIAAIAWGWIDSPAASYHLFNVIFAASLSTVFFNANPLMRFDGYYLLTDLLELPNLAAEGGMAVRDLTSQLFFGRRSGRDRHYGWRRGVVIGYGIASIVWRILICIMLAIAAAFMFRGAGVVLVGFALLAWVIRPTARLFQSLNRRALQDPAACVRAAVVGGSLAVLAGTGIFYMPISTAIVAPAIVDQGEDVVVRSAADGFVVAIEVDDGKTVQAGDVLIRIRNEELQQQLVELQTEIGQSEIRKRRATEEQDVAASQIEQETRRALDDRMRQLQTQIDGLTVRAHRDGTIVARQLADRLQQYVSEGTELLTIAEPSDRRVMASIAQQDIRQVAMQIGKPVEIKSAASNLATGRLAHIHPLATTKLQHPALAGVHNGPLPVRADQDSGSTKNGYRLLSPRFAAIIEIDPAQIDDLPVGQTVRVRIGRRSLTLYQRIQVWFQHLLDTHRTAASEKA from the coding sequence ATGTCGATGGTGATCGATCGATTGACGGACGACGTCAGCCAATGGAAACCACGGGTACTGCCCGAATTGGTATTCTGGCCCGATCGCGCGCGAGGCGCTATCCAATACCGCATCGAGGTCCCATCGCGGCACAAGTTCTTTTCGGTGGGGTATGAAGAATACGTCTTTATCTCGTTGCTGGACGGCAAGACCACGGTCGCTCAGGCCTGCGGCCGCGCTGCTCAAACACTGGGCCGCGAAGCGTTAACACAGCGGCAAGCCGATTCGATAACGCACTGGCTGCTGCAACAGCGAATGATCGTACTCGACGGCATGCAGCCCGCCTCTGCGACCGCTCCAGACAATGCGGAACGAGACTCGAAGACTGGTCTGTTAGACCGCTTCAATCCGTTTTGGATCAAGCTGCCATTGCCTCATGCCGACCGTTTGATCCAATCGGCAGCGGCATTCCTGAAGCCGGCATTTTCACCGCTGGGAGTGCTGCTTGCCAGCTCGATCATGCTGATCGGACTATCGAGTGTCGCGATGCAGTGGGATCGGTTTATCGCATCGTCGACAGCGATTTTCAGTCCCAGCACTTGGATCGCCACCCTGATCACCTGGGTCGTGCTGAAGTTCATCCACGAACTGGGACATGCCGCCGCAGCCCGCCGCTTCGGATGCGAGACGACGCAAGTCGGGATCGTATTGGTGCTGCTGGCGCCGCTGGCATACGTCGACGTGACAACCAGCTGGCGGTTGCGTTCCCGCTGGCAACGGATGGCGATCGCCGCGGCGGGCATGTACGTGGAACTGACGATCGCGGCCATCGCGGCGATCGCGTGGGGATGGATCGATTCGCCCGCGGCCAGCTACCATCTGTTCAATGTGATCTTTGCGGCCAGCCTTTCGACGGTCTTCTTCAACGCCAATCCGTTGATGCGATTTGACGGGTACTATCTTCTGACCGATCTGTTGGAATTACCGAATCTAGCGGCCGAAGGGGGAATGGCGGTCCGCGACTTAACCAGTCAGCTGTTTTTCGGCCGCCGATCCGGACGCGATCGACACTATGGTTGGCGACGGGGAGTGGTGATTGGATACGGGATCGCATCGATCGTTTGGCGAATTCTAATCTGTATCATGCTGGCGATCGCAGCGGCGTTTATGTTTCGCGGAGCGGGAGTCGTCTTGGTTGGCTTTGCGTTGCTGGCTTGGGTGATTCGCCCGACCGCCAGATTATTTCAATCGCTGAACCGCCGAGCCTTGCAAGACCCTGCGGCGTGCGTTCGCGCGGCGGTTGTTGGCGGATCGTTGGCCGTGTTGGCTGGGACCGGAATATTCTACATGCCGATATCGACGGCGATCGTCGCTCCGGCGATCGTCGATCAAGGGGAGGATGTTGTCGTCCGCAGCGCAGCGGATGGATTCGTCGTCGCCATCGAAGTGGACGATGGGAAAACGGTCCAAGCGGGAGACGTCCTGATCCGGATACGCAACGAAGAACTGCAGCAACAACTGGTAGAACTGCAGACGGAAATCGGACAGTCGGAGATTCGCAAGCGGAGGGCCACGGAAGAGCAAGACGTTGCGGCTTCACAGATCGAACAAGAGACACGCCGTGCGTTGGACGACCGGATGCGTCAACTGCAAACACAGATCGATGGGCTGACCGTGCGAGCCCATCGCGATGGGACGATCGTGGCGCGACAGCTGGCCGATCGGCTGCAACAATACGTCTCCGAGGGGACTGAATTGCTGACGATCGCCGAACCGAGCGACCGTCGCGTGATGGCCTCGATCGCCCAACAGGACATCCGCCAAGTGGCAATGCAAATCGGCAAACCGGTGGAGATCAAATCGGCGGCGAGCAATCTGGCCACCGGCCGACTGGCTCACATACATCCATTGGCAACCACCAAGCTTCAGCATCCTGCATTAGCCGGAGTCCACAACGGACCTCTGCCGGTTCGCGCCGATCAGGATTCGGGATCGACAAAAAATGGGTATCGTTTACTCTCCCCCCGTTTTGCAGCAATTATCGAGATCGACCCGGCACAGATCGACGACTTGCCCGTCGGACAAACGGTGCGGGTTCGAATCGGCCGCCGGTCGCTGACACTCTATCAACGCATCCAGGTTTGGTTCCAGCATCTGTTGGACACGCACCGCACCGCAGCGTCGGAGAAGGCTTAA
- a CDS encoding preprotein translocase subunit SecA — MRLLHNRCRSTPSLRDLPNHVAAIRDAQSAIQRSDRETLRAHTLQLREFVQRGAEVASPKVLALGGALVCEAVAQVLGKSLYDVQLTAGIILAHGAVAEMQTGEGKTLSGLMPAVLHALSGRGVHVATPNTYLATRDFETLRPVIEHLGLTAGCLSDDADHGQRAAAYECDITYAPGYAFGFDYLRDQMALRSTAGGRLGDQLRQRLRGAASETQLLQRGRHCAILDEIDHVLVDDATSPLILSAAGDREAPDAAIHQAAKQIAATLSAEEHFQIAPDGSGLELLPAGIEAIYDDSAPTGDPQLRRAWHEYVHLALRATHQFHRDVHYIVTADKVRIIDASTGRVFDDRTWNDGQHQAIEAKEGLRITTEQTALARITRQRFYRMYDVLCGMTGTAAGCAAELNEFYHLSVVEVPLRVPSRRRTLASVRCTDIQEKRNRIVDEARNCQRRGQPVLIGTHSIAESQQLAERFETEGLRFELLNGKQDADEAEIIAAAGRCGAITIATNLAGRGTDIHLDADAAAAGGLHVIITQHHAIDRVDRQLIGRSARQGDPGSVRFYYALDDPLIRQAPWIARWLERQIANPSDHSDRDSQRLANMIAKLQVQHQRRQASLRRDLLQKDLATQNLIVKPRTRSAQGIEK, encoded by the coding sequence ATGAGGCTGTTGCACAACCGCTGTCGGTCGACCCCATCGCTCCGCGACCTGCCGAACCACGTCGCCGCGATTCGCGATGCCCAATCGGCAATCCAACGATCCGATCGTGAAACGCTGCGAGCTCATACGTTGCAGCTGCGCGAGTTTGTGCAGCGTGGAGCGGAGGTTGCTAGCCCCAAAGTGCTTGCCTTGGGAGGAGCCCTCGTTTGCGAAGCGGTCGCCCAAGTGCTGGGCAAATCTCTGTACGATGTTCAGCTGACCGCTGGCATCATCCTGGCGCATGGCGCGGTCGCCGAGATGCAGACCGGCGAAGGCAAGACGCTGTCGGGCTTGATGCCCGCCGTGCTCCACGCCTTGTCTGGCCGCGGCGTTCATGTCGCCACGCCCAACACCTACCTAGCGACACGCGATTTCGAGACGCTGCGCCCCGTGATCGAACATCTGGGGCTGACCGCCGGTTGTCTGAGCGACGACGCCGACCATGGCCAGCGCGCTGCCGCCTATGAATGCGATATCACCTATGCCCCTGGATACGCGTTTGGCTTTGATTATCTACGCGATCAAATGGCGTTGCGGTCGACGGCCGGAGGTCGCTTGGGAGACCAATTGCGACAACGTCTTCGCGGCGCAGCGAGCGAGACGCAGTTGCTGCAGCGCGGCCGGCACTGCGCGATTCTCGACGAAATCGATCACGTGCTGGTCGACGATGCGACCAGTCCGTTGATCCTCAGCGCCGCCGGGGATCGCGAAGCCCCCGACGCAGCAATCCATCAAGCGGCGAAGCAAATCGCTGCAACGCTCTCGGCAGAAGAACATTTCCAGATCGCCCCCGATGGCAGCGGTCTGGAACTGCTGCCCGCCGGAATCGAAGCGATCTACGACGATTCAGCCCCCACCGGCGACCCACAACTGCGACGCGCGTGGCACGAATACGTCCATCTGGCGCTCCGCGCCACTCACCAATTCCATCGCGATGTGCATTACATCGTGACCGCGGACAAGGTCCGCATCATCGACGCTTCCACCGGCAGGGTCTTCGACGATCGAACCTGGAACGATGGCCAGCATCAAGCGATCGAAGCCAAGGAGGGCTTGCGGATCACGACCGAACAGACAGCGCTGGCGCGGATCACGCGTCAACGTTTCTACCGCATGTACGATGTGTTGTGTGGAATGACGGGAACGGCTGCCGGATGCGCCGCGGAGCTGAACGAGTTCTATCACCTGTCGGTCGTTGAGGTCCCCTTGCGCGTGCCAAGTCGCCGGCGGACACTCGCATCGGTTCGCTGTACCGACATCCAGGAAAAGCGAAACCGCATCGTCGATGAAGCGCGAAATTGTCAACGGCGCGGGCAACCGGTTCTGATCGGAACCCATTCGATTGCCGAAAGCCAACAACTGGCCGAACGGTTCGAAACCGAAGGCCTTCGATTCGAACTGCTGAACGGAAAACAAGACGCCGACGAAGCGGAGATCATCGCCGCCGCAGGCCGTTGCGGAGCGATCACGATCGCAACCAACCTGGCGGGACGCGGAACCGACATCCACTTGGATGCGGATGCCGCCGCGGCCGGCGGGCTGCACGTGATCATCACCCAGCACCATGCAATCGATCGCGTCGATCGCCAACTGATCGGCCGTTCCGCCCGCCAAGGCGATCCCGGAAGCGTCCGTTTTTATTATGCCCTGGATGATCCGCTGATTCGCCAAGCCCCTTGGATCGCGCGTTGGCTAGAACGCCAGATCGCCAATCCGAGCGATCACAGCGATCGCGACTCGCAGCGTCTGGCCAACATGATCGCCAAGCTACAGGTCCAGCACCAACGGCGACAAGCGAGCCTCCGCCGCGATCTTTTGCAAAAGGATCTGGCCACGCAGAACTTGATCGTCAAACCGCGTACCCGAAGTGCACAAGGTATCGAAAAATGA
- a CDS encoding efflux RND transporter periplasmic adaptor subunit — MSISNTFVQIGLVSLVLTGTIVSGAHAQESNSAIEGIIEPYQTIQIPATEVGTLARIDVREGDKVRKGQTLAQVDDRVLQASLAAARVAKDAKGNLRVAQAERDVKRRQLACLEELRNRGNATQRETDRALADFESSDARLQAVNEDLEIRRFEYERILAQIEKRVLQSPIDGVVANINKDAGEFVAPTDPIVMTIVQLDIVHAIFSLPISAVSTIVPGKTVRITVGLNDLPAQGVVETIAPIADAKSGTVRVKIRVANQNGRIFSGSSCRWEIDANTPNQITSVPSRGAIMAEATRKMKDR, encoded by the coding sequence ATGAGCATCTCCAATACGTTCGTCCAGATCGGGCTGGTCTCGTTGGTTCTGACGGGGACCATCGTCAGCGGCGCCCATGCCCAGGAATCGAACTCCGCGATCGAAGGTATCATCGAGCCCTATCAAACGATCCAAATCCCTGCGACCGAAGTCGGCACGCTGGCTCGCATCGACGTTCGCGAAGGGGACAAGGTCCGAAAAGGACAGACGTTGGCACAGGTCGACGATCGCGTCTTGCAGGCCTCGCTGGCCGCGGCTCGCGTCGCCAAAGATGCCAAAGGGAACCTTCGCGTTGCACAGGCGGAACGCGATGTGAAACGTCGCCAACTGGCCTGCCTGGAAGAACTGCGGAATCGCGGCAACGCGACGCAGCGCGAGACCGATCGAGCCCTCGCCGATTTCGAATCGTCCGATGCGCGTTTGCAAGCGGTCAACGAAGACCTTGAGATCCGCCGTTTTGAATACGAACGGATTTTGGCGCAGATCGAAAAACGTGTGCTGCAATCTCCCATCGACGGCGTGGTCGCAAACATCAACAAAGATGCGGGAGAGTTTGTCGCGCCGACCGATCCGATCGTGATGACGATCGTTCAACTGGATATCGTGCACGCAATCTTCTCGCTGCCAATCTCGGCCGTCAGTACGATTGTGCCGGGCAAAACCGTTCGCATCACCGTCGGACTGAACGACCTGCCAGCCCAGGGTGTGGTCGAAACGATCGCCCCGATCGCCGATGCCAAAAGCGGAACGGTCCGCGTCAAGATTCGGGTCGCCAACCAAAACGGACGCATCTTCAGCGGCAGCAGTTGCCGCTGGGAGATCGATGCCAACACGCCCAATCAAATTACCAGCGTCCCCAGTCGCGGAGCGATCATGGCCGAAGCGACTCGCAAAATGAAAGACCGTTAA